In Haloterrigena turkmenica DSM 5511, a single genomic region encodes these proteins:
- a CDS encoding VOC family protein: MPSDTPGLHHVTGLVGDAQTAVDFYAGVLGLRLTTQTVNFEDILQHHLYFGDAAGTPGTVLTHFPDPHADPGRVGKPQVASVAFAVPAGSLEYWRDRLAEHDVAVEGPIERFEERVLRFEDPAGTQLELVAGLPDAPDPSGVEPWTDGPVPDESAIRALYGVSTLSVNPYATASMLETLGFEYEAERDDRVRYRASGERATVVDVLDREAEFGREGPGTLHHVAVRVGSEDDLHEWRKLFDDRGYDVSRVKDRHFFHSLYVREPGGVLFELATESGGVAASGPEGGPGESLHLPDWFERDRELIESQLPELTVPETTARDGDTGAADSVDAGTDR, translated from the coding sequence ATGCCTTCGGACACGCCGGGACTCCACCACGTCACGGGGCTGGTCGGGGACGCCCAGACGGCCGTCGACTTCTACGCGGGCGTCCTCGGCCTCCGGCTGACGACCCAGACGGTGAACTTCGAGGACATCCTCCAGCATCACCTCTACTTCGGCGACGCGGCCGGCACCCCGGGAACGGTCCTAACTCACTTCCCGGACCCTCACGCCGATCCGGGGCGAGTCGGCAAACCGCAGGTCGCATCGGTCGCGTTCGCCGTTCCCGCGGGCTCTCTCGAGTACTGGCGGGACCGACTCGCCGAGCACGACGTCGCGGTCGAGGGCCCGATCGAGCGCTTCGAGGAGCGCGTGCTGCGGTTCGAGGATCCCGCTGGGACGCAGCTGGAACTCGTCGCCGGCCTGCCCGACGCGCCGGACCCGAGCGGCGTCGAACCGTGGACCGACGGGCCGGTTCCCGACGAATCCGCGATCCGCGCGCTCTACGGCGTCTCGACGCTGTCGGTCAATCCCTACGCGACCGCGAGCATGCTCGAGACGCTGGGCTTCGAGTACGAGGCCGAACGAGACGATAGAGTGCGGTACCGCGCCAGCGGCGAGCGAGCGACGGTCGTCGACGTGCTCGACCGTGAGGCCGAGTTCGGCCGCGAGGGTCCCGGAACCCTCCACCACGTCGCGGTCCGCGTCGGGAGCGAGGACGACCTCCACGAGTGGCGGAAGCTCTTCGACGACCGCGGCTACGACGTTTCGCGGGTCAAGGACCGCCACTTCTTCCACTCGCTGTACGTCCGCGAGCCGGGCGGCGTCCTCTTCGAACTGGCGACCGAGAGCGGCGGCGTCGCCGCCAGCGGTCCTGAGGGCGGCCCTGGCGAGTCGCTGCACCTGCCCGACTGGTTCGAGCGGGATCGGGAGTTGATCGAGAGCCAGTTGCCGGAGCTGACGGTTCCCGAGACGACTGCGCGCGACGGCGACACTGGCGCCGCCGACAGCGTCGACGCCGGTACCGACCGATGA
- a CDS encoding ribbon-helix-helix protein, CopG family, translating to MGNKNKTISFRVNEDAFEALQDIAEERDISLSAVFRDYVDQLVEHDGQVEVVPEEELEAMGSGDDGEQTFPPSVEVPKSFIREHERLELEADHLREQLDEYKGYVNDLQDRLEDEEDEILLLDDLDEEDESYQLR from the coding sequence ATGGGCAACAAGAACAAGACGATCTCGTTTCGGGTAAACGAGGACGCGTTCGAGGCGCTCCAGGATATCGCCGAAGAGCGCGACATCTCGTTGTCCGCCGTCTTCCGAGACTACGTCGACCAGCTGGTCGAACACGACGGGCAGGTCGAAGTCGTCCCCGAGGAGGAACTCGAGGCGATGGGAAGCGGCGACGACGGCGAACAAACGTTTCCGCCGAGCGTCGAGGTTCCCAAGAGCTTCATCCGCGAACACGAGCGGCTCGAACTCGAGGCCGACCACCTCCGGGAGCAACTCGACGAGTACAAGGGCTACGTCAACGACCTGCAGGACCGACTCGAGGACGAGGAAGACGAGATTCTGCTGCTGGACGATTTAGACGAAGAAGACGAATCGTACCAGTTGCGATAG
- a CDS encoding sulfite oxidase, translating to MSTEQSRESRREEIDAILERKDGGVRETRDEADKYTVVGAADRRTYANWLTPVEEHFVCHRNDIPDADADSWTVSLTGRLDDEYSLSDLNDEFPTVAVAHTMECAGNGRGQHRPETGSVQWGFEAAGTAIWTGTPLSSILRGRLDDADGDAWLTAVGGDPSDGDDVFARSIPLSKALEDCILATEMNGRPLPREHGFPVRLIVPGWYGVNCVKWVEELRLMDTMVVDGSLDRPGDHAYWQQEAYRMHPADVDPEPNETVETVDTWGQLEAGEPDHPYTFDQTVMSVIGAPDGESTVTAPEDGTIELTGVAWAGDDGVERVEVSTDGGDTWADAELFGPDYAGAWRLFRYDWDARPGTHVLCSRATDDQGRRQPMRISNPDAWRDALEADEFPWNEGGYAANAVLPNAVEIDVESA from the coding sequence ATGAGCACGGAACAGTCTCGAGAGAGTCGCCGCGAGGAGATCGACGCGATCCTCGAGCGAAAGGACGGCGGCGTCCGCGAGACCCGCGACGAGGCCGACAAGTACACCGTCGTCGGCGCGGCCGACAGGCGAACGTACGCGAACTGGCTGACGCCCGTCGAGGAACACTTCGTCTGCCACCGCAACGACATTCCCGACGCCGACGCGGACTCGTGGACGGTCTCCCTGACGGGACGGCTCGACGACGAGTACTCGCTGTCGGACCTGAACGACGAGTTCCCGACGGTCGCGGTGGCCCACACGATGGAGTGCGCCGGAAACGGCCGCGGACAGCACCGACCCGAGACCGGAAGCGTCCAGTGGGGGTTCGAGGCCGCGGGGACGGCGATCTGGACCGGCACGCCGCTCAGTTCGATACTACGCGGTCGGCTTGACGACGCGGACGGCGACGCGTGGCTCACGGCCGTCGGCGGCGACCCCTCGGACGGCGACGACGTCTTCGCGCGGTCGATTCCCCTCTCGAAGGCGCTCGAGGACTGCATCCTCGCCACGGAGATGAACGGCCGGCCGCTCCCCCGCGAACACGGCTTCCCGGTTCGGCTGATCGTTCCCGGCTGGTACGGCGTCAACTGCGTCAAGTGGGTCGAGGAGCTCCGGCTGATGGACACGATGGTCGTCGACGGCTCGCTGGATCGACCCGGTGACCACGCCTACTGGCAGCAGGAGGCCTACCGAATGCACCCCGCCGACGTCGATCCCGAACCGAACGAGACCGTCGAAACGGTCGATACGTGGGGCCAACTCGAGGCGGGCGAGCCCGATCATCCCTACACGTTCGACCAGACCGTGATGTCGGTCATCGGCGCGCCAGACGGCGAGTCCACAGTGACCGCTCCCGAGGACGGAACGATCGAACTCACCGGCGTCGCCTGGGCCGGCGATGACGGTGTCGAACGGGTCGAGGTCTCGACCGACGGCGGCGACACGTGGGCCGACGCGGAGCTGTTCGGCCCCGACTACGCGGGCGCGTGGCGACTGTTCCGCTACGACTGGGACGCGCGGCCGGGGACGCACGTCCTCTGTTCGCGGGCGACCGACGATCAGGGGCGCCGACAGCCGATGCGGATCTCCAATCCCGACGCCTGGCGCGACGCGCTCGAGGCCGACGAGTTCCCCTGGAACGAGGGCGGGTACGCCGCGAACGCGGTCCTGCCGAACGCCGTCGAAATCGACGTCGAGTCGGCCTAA
- a CDS encoding b(o/a)3-type cytochrome-c oxidase subunit 1 — translation MRNAYVDQFPAEAKVIKAAFWSSFLALAVGGVLGLVQALHRTDVVRFIDSADYYTVLTAHGVLLAITFTIFFLVGIFTWAVTTSLERGVVDTRFTWSWYAMMVVGTVLVGVTIFAGFLEDAPEILGAPLNADVLFTFYAPLQAHPFFYVGLVLFVVGSWLAGVDWFRTWWAWRAENPDERIPLPTFMVLTTTLFWYICTFGVALSILVFLLPWSLGLVDSVNPLLTRTLFWYFGHAVVYFWLMPTYIMWYVMLPKFAGGKLFSDPLARVVFVLFLLLSTPLGIHHQYLDPGIAEGYKFIAMTNTMFLLLPSLLTAFTVVASMEHGARQRGGEGYLGWLRALPWRDPVFTGMALAGLMFAAAGFSGMINAGMNINYLVHNTWWVVGHFHLTVGTAVALTFMAAAYWFIPQVTGKALWNRSVALGQVLLWFIGMTFMSNAMHRSGLFGMPRRTAEPQYENFAFEPAAGTVGEINAQVALGAVILTVSLALFLLNMVMTSFNGTSDAIPDNTYAGTLSGPEDAPEILDNLKLWTAIAIVLVIFAYTLPLASIIENGGLFGPGIEGRQLTLVPDTAAALETVREVIP, via the coding sequence ATGCGTAACGCCTACGTCGATCAGTTCCCGGCGGAGGCGAAGGTGATCAAGGCCGCGTTCTGGAGTTCGTTCCTCGCGCTGGCCGTCGGCGGCGTGCTCGGACTCGTGCAGGCGCTCCACCGGACGGACGTCGTCCGCTTTATCGATTCGGCGGACTACTACACCGTGTTGACCGCCCACGGCGTCCTGCTGGCGATCACGTTCACGATCTTCTTCCTCGTGGGCATCTTCACTTGGGCGGTGACGACCAGCCTCGAGCGGGGCGTCGTCGACACCCGCTTCACCTGGTCGTGGTACGCCATGATGGTCGTCGGCACGGTGCTGGTCGGCGTCACGATCTTCGCCGGCTTCCTCGAGGACGCGCCGGAGATCCTGGGCGCGCCGCTGAACGCGGACGTGCTCTTCACGTTCTACGCGCCGCTGCAGGCCCATCCCTTCTTCTACGTCGGACTGGTGCTGTTCGTCGTCGGCTCCTGGTTGGCCGGCGTCGACTGGTTCCGAACGTGGTGGGCCTGGCGGGCGGAGAACCCCGACGAGCGAATCCCACTACCGACGTTCATGGTGTTGACGACGACGCTGTTCTGGTACATCTGTACGTTCGGCGTCGCGCTGTCGATCCTCGTCTTCCTGCTGCCGTGGTCGCTGGGGCTCGTCGACTCCGTGAACCCGCTGCTGACCCGGACGCTGTTCTGGTACTTCGGCCACGCGGTCGTTTACTTCTGGCTGATGCCGACGTACATCATGTGGTACGTCATGCTGCCGAAGTTCGCCGGCGGGAAGCTGTTCAGCGACCCGCTCGCACGTGTGGTCTTCGTGCTGTTCCTGTTGCTCTCGACGCCGCTGGGCATCCACCACCAGTATCTGGATCCCGGCATCGCAGAGGGGTACAAGTTCATCGCGATGACGAATACGATGTTCCTCCTGCTGCCGAGCCTGCTGACCGCGTTCACCGTCGTCGCGAGCATGGAACACGGCGCGCGCCAGCGCGGCGGCGAGGGCTACCTCGGCTGGCTCAGAGCCCTGCCGTGGCGCGATCCGGTCTTCACCGGCATGGCGCTCGCGGGCCTGATGTTCGCCGCGGCCGGCTTCTCCGGCATGATCAACGCGGGGATGAACATCAACTACCTCGTCCACAACACTTGGTGGGTCGTCGGCCACTTCCACCTCACCGTCGGCACCGCCGTCGCGCTGACGTTCATGGCTGCCGCCTACTGGTTCATCCCGCAGGTGACCGGCAAGGCGCTGTGGAACCGCTCCGTCGCGCTGGGCCAGGTCCTGCTGTGGTTCATCGGGATGACGTTCATGTCGAACGCGATGCACCGCTCGGGGCTGTTCGGGATGCCCCGCCGGACCGCCGAACCGCAGTACGAGAACTTCGCGTTCGAACCCGCCGCCGGGACCGTCGGCGAAATCAACGCGCAGGTCGCCCTCGGCGCCGTGATCCTGACCGTCTCGCTGGCCCTGTTCCTCCTGAACATGGTCATGACCTCGTTCAACGGGACCAGCGACGCGATTCCGGACAACACCTACGCCGGAACGCTCTCGGGCCCGGAGGACGCGCCGGAGATCCTCGACAATCTCAAGCTCTGGACCGCCATCGCCATCGTCCTCGTGATCTTCGCGTACACGCTCCCGCTCGCGAGCATCATCGAGAACGGCGGCCTGTTCGGTCCCGGCATCGAGGGGCGACAGCTCACGCTCGTCCCCGATACCGCGGCCGCCCTCGAGACCGTCCGGGAGGTGATCCCCTAG
- a CDS encoding aldo/keto reductase produces MSETPQNESDTFEIGDRTVHRLGFGAMRLTGDEIIGPPEDEEQAREVLERAVDIGVDLIDTADSYGPAVSERLIGEALGDRDDVLVATKAGLLRNREGEWLAHGDPDYIRNQVLTSLDRLRTDTIDLYQFHRPDDDTPFEDSVAAFAELKDEGLVDEVGLSNVSPEHIDQAREQVEIATVQNRYNIGDRGAADALELCTEEGIGFIPWAPINGDDVDEHGDLLDEIGDEHDATRRQVALAWLLERSEVILPIPGTSSPEHLESNVAASQLSLSDEEVQQLTDAAD; encoded by the coding sequence GTGAGCGAGACACCGCAAAACGAGAGCGACACGTTCGAGATCGGAGACAGAACCGTCCACCGGCTCGGCTTCGGGGCGATGCGTCTCACCGGCGACGAGATTATCGGGCCGCCCGAGGACGAGGAGCAGGCCCGCGAGGTCCTCGAGCGGGCGGTCGATATCGGCGTCGATCTCATCGACACGGCTGACTCCTACGGGCCCGCGGTCAGCGAACGCCTCATCGGCGAGGCGCTCGGCGACCGCGACGACGTGCTGGTCGCGACCAAGGCCGGCCTGCTGCGCAACCGCGAGGGCGAGTGGCTCGCCCACGGCGACCCCGACTACATCCGCAATCAGGTGCTCACCTCGCTGGATCGCCTGCGGACCGACACCATCGATCTCTACCAGTTCCACCGTCCCGACGACGACACGCCCTTCGAGGACTCGGTTGCGGCCTTCGCCGAACTCAAAGACGAGGGGCTCGTCGACGAGGTGGGGCTCAGCAACGTCTCGCCGGAACACATCGATCAGGCCCGCGAACAGGTCGAGATCGCGACGGTCCAGAATCGCTACAACATCGGCGACCGCGGCGCCGCCGACGCCCTCGAGCTCTGTACCGAGGAGGGGATCGGCTTCATCCCGTGGGCGCCGATCAACGGCGACGACGTCGACGAACACGGCGACCTCTTAGACGAGATCGGCGACGAACACGACGCGACGCGCCGACAGGTCGCGCTGGCGTGGCTCCTCGAGCGCTCGGAGGTCATCCTGCCGATTCCGGGCACCTCGAGTCCGGAGCACCTCGAGTCGAACGTCGCGGCCTCGCAGCTGTCGCTGTCCGACGAGGAGGTGCAGCAACTGACTGACGCGGCCGACTGA
- a CDS encoding alpha/beta hydrolase — translation MTGRDSGRTMDSVSGPHAGQPLLTAGAPALAAEAALVVCHGRGATAQGVVNLFEPVYRHGLAVFAPQAERSCWYSRPATAPRTENEPWLSSSVDCVGAACEAAAEIGIPSDRTVLAGFSQGACVVAEYGRRNPDRYGGLAVLSATLPGSDADLEATEIDGSLAATPVLLGYGAKDPHVDPSRVAATARIFERADAAVDERRYPETGHEVTDDEFAAIGELLEAALED, via the coding sequence ATGACTGGCCGAGACTCGGGTCGGACGATGGACTCGGTTTCGGGACCCCACGCCGGACAGCCGCTGCTCACGGCCGGTGCGCCCGCGCTTGCCGCCGAGGCCGCGCTCGTCGTCTGCCACGGTCGCGGCGCGACGGCCCAGGGCGTCGTCAACCTCTTCGAACCGGTCTACCGTCACGGCCTCGCCGTCTTCGCCCCGCAGGCCGAGCGGAGCTGCTGGTACTCCCGACCGGCGACCGCGCCGCGAACCGAAAACGAGCCGTGGCTCTCCTCGAGCGTCGACTGCGTGGGCGCCGCCTGCGAGGCCGCGGCGGAGATCGGCATCCCATCGGACCGTACCGTTCTCGCGGGGTTCTCGCAGGGCGCCTGCGTCGTCGCGGAGTACGGTCGCCGGAATCCGGACCGCTACGGCGGGCTCGCCGTCCTCTCCGCGACGCTGCCGGGATCGGACGCCGACCTCGAGGCGACCGAGATCGACGGCTCGCTGGCGGCGACGCCGGTCCTGCTCGGCTACGGCGCCAAAGATCCACACGTCGATCCGTCGCGCGTCGCCGCGACGGCACGGATCTTCGAACGAGCCGACGCCGCGGTCGACGAGCGGCGCTATCCCGAGACGGGCCACGAGGTCACCGACGACGAGTTCGCGGCGATCGGCGAGCTACTCGAGGCCGCTCTCGAGGACTGA
- a CDS encoding RPA family protein, with product MSQSELTREVARRVFASEFNDSTYTFKESDDERAPNYALLPTGDRANRVFIVGTLTETEDVGEDSEYWRGRVVDPTGTFFVYAGQYQPEAASVLRDTEPPAYVSIVGKPRTYETDDGSVNVSLRPESIAIVDDATRDRWVVETAERTLDRIEAFEEWEAEQEAPESGSTAPTNEYAQMARERYDSPVVNYRNDVIQALEQLEDVETDDAEAPA from the coding sequence ATGAGCCAGTCAGAACTCACCCGCGAAGTCGCCCGCCGCGTCTTCGCATCGGAATTCAACGATTCGACGTACACCTTCAAAGAGAGCGACGACGAGCGCGCGCCCAACTACGCGCTGCTCCCGACCGGCGACCGCGCCAACCGCGTGTTCATCGTCGGCACCCTCACCGAGACCGAAGACGTCGGCGAGGACAGCGAGTACTGGCGCGGTCGGGTCGTCGACCCGACCGGGACGTTCTTCGTCTACGCCGGCCAGTACCAGCCCGAGGCCGCCTCGGTGCTTCGAGACACGGAGCCGCCGGCCTACGTCTCTATCGTCGGCAAGCCTCGAACCTACGAGACCGACGACGGCAGCGTCAACGTCTCCCTGCGGCCCGAGTCGATCGCGATCGTCGACGACGCCACCCGCGACCGCTGGGTCGTCGAGACCGCCGAACGCACCCTCGACCGCATCGAGGCCTTCGAGGAGTGGGAAGCAGAGCAGGAAGCCCCCGAGAGCGGCTCGACGGCGCCCACCAACGAGTACGCCCAGATGGCCCGCGAGCGCTACGACTCGCCGGTCGTCAACTACCGTAACGACGTGATTCAGGCGCTCGAGCAACTCGAGGACGTCGAGACCGACGACGCCGAAGCACCGGCCTGA
- a CDS encoding DUF7344 domain-containing protein, with translation MEALTSSQEGRQLSADTILELLANRRRRYLLYALRGQEDPIELSTLAEQVAGWEHDVPPDEVAKNEYKSVYVSSVQCHVPKLADAGVVDHDEDNHTVVLGNNFDQLEPYLRVVVKDEPENSTLHAALEHESGDGFLGRVRENVGWLKQ, from the coding sequence ATGGAGGCACTTACCTCGAGTCAGGAGGGACGACAACTCTCTGCAGATACCATCCTCGAACTGCTCGCGAACCGTCGACGGCGGTACCTCCTCTATGCCCTCCGCGGGCAGGAAGACCCGATCGAGCTCTCGACGCTGGCCGAACAGGTCGCCGGCTGGGAACACGACGTGCCGCCGGACGAAGTCGCCAAGAACGAATACAAGAGCGTCTACGTCTCCTCCGTCCAGTGTCACGTCCCGAAGCTGGCCGACGCGGGCGTCGTCGACCACGACGAGGACAATCACACGGTCGTCCTCGGGAATAACTTCGACCAGCTCGAGCCCTACCTCCGCGTCGTCGTCAAGGACGAACCGGAGAACTCGACGCTCCACGCCGCGCTCGAACACGAATCCGGCGACGGCTTCCTGGGACGCGTCCGGGAGAACGTCGGCTGGCTCAAGCAGTAG
- a CDS encoding DUF7091 family protein, whose protein sequence is MADRRRLERFLRSKLQEAGEQYEQVRGSTGEQLEEAREAYEVARNARSLPSDEAGRAKIVCRRYAEQRAAKLDDEFRPACYEAGHPDCEGCAEDVREGRIETW, encoded by the coding sequence ATGGCGGATCGTCGTCGGCTCGAGCGGTTCCTGCGCTCGAAGCTCCAGGAGGCTGGCGAGCAGTACGAACAGGTTCGCGGCTCGACGGGCGAGCAACTCGAGGAGGCCCGCGAGGCCTACGAAGTGGCGAGAAACGCTCGCAGCCTGCCCTCCGATGAGGCGGGACGGGCGAAGATCGTCTGCCGGCGCTACGCCGAACAGCGGGCGGCGAAGCTCGACGACGAGTTCAGGCCGGCCTGCTACGAGGCGGGCCATCCCGACTGCGAGGGCTGTGCGGAGGACGTCCGCGAGGGGCGAATCGAGACTTGGTGA
- a CDS encoding DUF192 domain-containing protein — protein sequence MALERVQKSLLAIVAVAVIAVLVLQMGLVEPPWTEDEGTVRVVDGDTGAELATVEVEVADTLNERHTGLSNHESLDDGEGMLFVHDDEDERTYVMREMDFDIDIVFVDADGEITAIEHARAPEPDEDGEDLQHSGEAKWVLEVPRGYANETGMEAGDEIEIEYE from the coding sequence ATGGCCCTCGAGCGCGTCCAGAAGTCCCTACTGGCGATCGTAGCCGTCGCCGTGATCGCCGTGCTCGTCCTGCAGATGGGGCTGGTCGAACCGCCGTGGACCGAAGACGAGGGCACCGTCCGCGTCGTCGACGGCGACACCGGCGCGGAACTCGCCACCGTCGAGGTCGAGGTCGCGGATACCCTGAACGAACGCCACACCGGGTTGAGCAACCACGAGTCGCTTGACGACGGCGAGGGAATGCTGTTCGTCCACGACGACGAGGATGAGCGAACGTACGTGATGCGGGAGATGGACTTCGACATCGACATCGTCTTCGTCGACGCCGACGGCGAGATCACGGCGATCGAACACGCCCGCGCGCCCGAACCCGACGAAGACGGCGAGGATCTCCAGCACTCCGGGGAAGCGAAGTGGGTCCTCGAGGTGCCCCGCGGTTACGCCAACGAGACGGGAATGGAAGCCGGCGACGAGATCGAAATCGAGTACGAGTAA
- a CDS encoding replication protein A (Replication protein A protects and stabilize the intermediate ssDNA that is generated by the unwinding action of a DNA helicase at the replication fork. In addition, SSBs prevent the formation of secondary structures by single-stranded template DNA.), which yields MSDVRQHADDIHDQFSDHIDVSVDDVEERLTTLVDEYKVPIDEARRSVTNHYLEEAGLEREDISRGGSEEVNVEDVDEPEQWIDLTAKVIELWDPRSDSVAQVGLLGDPTGTIKFTKWAKSDLPSLEEGGVYDLRNVVTDEYQGRYSVKLNSTTVIEELDEDLEVGDDTSEIEGALVDMQSGSGLIKRCPKEDCTRVLQNGRCNEHGEVEGEFDLRIKAVVDDGIDAHEVIFDKEATEDLTGLSLEEAKDMAMDALDTTIVADEIHEDIVGTYYRIEGPTFGRYVLADDVEELDDGPADAEQLLIRARSM from the coding sequence ATGAGCGACGTACGACAGCACGCGGACGACATACACGACCAGTTTTCGGATCACATCGACGTGAGCGTCGACGACGTCGAGGAGCGCCTGACCACGCTCGTCGACGAGTACAAGGTTCCCATCGACGAGGCGCGCCGGAGCGTCACCAATCACTACCTCGAAGAGGCCGGCCTCGAGCGAGAGGACATCTCGCGGGGCGGCAGCGAGGAAGTGAACGTCGAGGACGTCGACGAGCCCGAACAGTGGATCGACCTCACCGCGAAGGTCATCGAACTCTGGGATCCCCGGAGCGACTCCGTCGCACAGGTCGGCCTGCTGGGCGACCCGACGGGCACGATCAAGTTCACCAAGTGGGCCAAATCGGACCTGCCATCCCTCGAGGAGGGCGGGGTCTACGACCTTCGAAACGTCGTCACCGACGAGTACCAGGGCCGGTACTCGGTCAAACTCAACTCGACGACGGTGATCGAGGAACTCGACGAGGACCTCGAGGTCGGCGACGACACCAGCGAGATCGAGGGCGCCCTCGTGGACATGCAGAGCGGCAGCGGCCTCATCAAGCGCTGCCCGAAAGAGGACTGCACGCGCGTCCTCCAGAACGGCCGCTGTAACGAACACGGCGAGGTCGAAGGCGAGTTCGACCTGCGCATCAAGGCGGTCGTCGACGACGGGATCGACGCCCACGAGGTCATCTTCGACAAGGAGGCCACCGAGGACCTGACGGGCCTGAGCCTCGAGGAGGCCAAGGATATGGCGATGGACGCCCTGGACACGACCATCGTCGCCGACGAGATCCACGAGGACATCGTCGGAACCTACTACCGCATCGAGGGACCGACCTTCGGCCGTTACGTGCTGGCCGACGACGTCGAGGAACTCGACGACGGACCCGCCGACGCCGAACAGCTGCTGATCAGAGCGAGGTCGATGTGA
- a CDS encoding DUF5814 domain-containing protein yields MAITDKIYVKNHRQLSSQLETNIPKGAFKGATLDMLFQGQGLEKLDDATRDRVLDFTEDFLDCSCDNNPYCGCPERKFIQYLLELRAQGLGPDAIVDVMTDDYMVYAYPGDVLSFLDNGVRTLEAAEGLARVDGQDKKRDEIRQAKQNLAR; encoded by the coding sequence GTGGCCATAACCGACAAAATTTACGTCAAAAACCACCGCCAGCTCAGCTCCCAGCTCGAGACGAACATCCCGAAGGGCGCGTTCAAGGGAGCGACGCTTGACATGCTCTTCCAGGGTCAGGGCCTCGAGAAGTTAGACGACGCGACCCGCGATCGCGTCCTCGACTTCACGGAGGACTTCCTGGACTGTAGCTGCGACAACAACCCCTACTGTGGCTGCCCGGAGCGGAAGTTCATCCAGTACCTCCTCGAGTTGCGCGCACAGGGGCTGGGCCCGGACGCAATCGTCGACGTGATGACCGACGACTACATGGTCTACGCCTACCCCGGTGACGTGCTCTCGTTTCTGGACAACGGCGTCCGCACGCTCGAGGCGGCCGAGGGGCTGGCTCGGGTGGACGGCCAAGACAAGAAACGCGACGAGATCCGGCAGGCGAAGCAGAATCTCGCTCGATAG
- a CDS encoding VOC family protein, whose amino-acid sequence MSDTDDTPESSSDRARLVGINHVALEVGDIDDALEFYGSLFEFDLRSRSETTAFLDMGDQFVALAQTDAAGEKTDDARHFGLVVDDADRVAERLESLDIDRLDVPGLEFHDPWGNRFQIVDYEEIQFTKADHVLEGMGLAGLEKTDDALRELDEKGLAPDSE is encoded by the coding sequence ATGAGCGACACAGACGACACGCCAGAGAGCAGCAGCGACCGCGCGCGACTCGTCGGAATCAACCACGTCGCCCTCGAGGTCGGAGACATCGACGACGCCCTCGAGTTCTACGGGTCGCTGTTCGAATTCGACCTCCGCAGTCGAAGCGAGACGACGGCGTTTCTCGATATGGGTGACCAGTTCGTCGCGCTCGCCCAGACCGACGCGGCTGGCGAGAAAACCGACGACGCTCGGCACTTCGGGCTCGTCGTCGACGACGCGGACCGCGTCGCGGAGCGACTCGAGAGCCTCGACATCGATCGCCTCGACGTGCCGGGACTCGAGTTCCACGATCCGTGGGGCAATCGGTTCCAGATCGTCGATTACGAGGAGATCCAGTTCACGAAGGCGGATCACGTCCTCGAGGGGATGGGACTCGCGGGGCTCGAGAAGACCGACGACGCCCTGCGGGAACTCGACGAGAAGGGGCTGGCGCCCGATTCGGAGTGA